A genome region from Nocardia sp. NBC_01730 includes the following:
- a CDS encoding DUF4153 domain-containing protein, translated as MSRTAAQPTPLIRMPPPKWRRVACPPGVVPAALVSGLAAAILVPGDRPGIGWVLAGAVAAMAVFLVDRNARRSAVDLTVEPGTAEGTAREPKTERQAVPGLIRRLRGPSGRARCVGHGDRVVLRHGGPEPAVVQRRENAERAWWTTLALALLAVGAFRAAGWLFALCVVAACVAGSLAVVGRRSANGVLYDTIAVPLEALAAVPWVYAGMSRVHASKAKREWRFGLSLVVTVALLAVFVPLLGSADATFATLLATVTPDLDAPSVARWIVLFAVVTLGALGAMFVLAGPPLPAASAGSGQSLRRPEWALPVGALAVLFAAFVVAQFVALFGGDGYVRRTAGLTYAEYARSGFWQLSAVTVLTLAVLMLVLRWAAQDTAVDRLWLRGLLTAVSVLALIIVASALGRMWTYQQAYGFTVLRLVVEVCELWLGLVYLQVLVAVARLERSWLPRAVLGSAMVTVLALAVLDPERLIADKNIDRWQQGRSFDADYLGTLSPDILPATDRLPEPLRTDLRARLRADLEEDSWQSWNRSRANAR; from the coding sequence ATGTCCCGCACAGCCGCTCAGCCGACTCCGCTGATCCGAATGCCGCCACCGAAGTGGCGACGAGTCGCCTGTCCTCCTGGAGTGGTGCCCGCCGCGCTGGTCTCCGGGCTGGCTGCCGCGATTCTGGTCCCGGGGGACCGCCCGGGAATCGGCTGGGTCCTCGCAGGCGCCGTGGCCGCGATGGCGGTCTTCCTCGTCGACCGCAACGCCCGCAGGAGTGCCGTGGACTTGACCGTCGAGCCTGGAACCGCGGAAGGTACTGCGCGGGAACCGAAGACCGAACGGCAGGCCGTGCCCGGACTCATCCGGCGCCTGCGAGGTCCGTCCGGCCGTGCCCGCTGCGTCGGACATGGTGATCGCGTAGTACTACGACACGGCGGACCCGAGCCAGCAGTAGTCCAGCGCCGGGAGAACGCGGAAAGGGCCTGGTGGACAACGCTCGCGCTCGCCCTGCTAGCGGTCGGGGCGTTCCGGGCCGCGGGCTGGCTGTTCGCGCTGTGTGTCGTCGCGGCGTGTGTGGCCGGTTCGCTGGCCGTCGTCGGACGCCGGTCGGCGAACGGCGTCCTCTACGACACGATCGCGGTTCCGCTCGAGGCATTGGCCGCGGTCCCGTGGGTGTACGCGGGCATGAGCCGGGTGCACGCGAGTAAGGCGAAGCGGGAGTGGCGGTTCGGGCTGTCGCTGGTGGTGACCGTCGCGCTGCTTGCGGTATTCGTGCCGCTGCTCGGCAGTGCCGACGCGACGTTCGCGACCTTGCTCGCGACGGTGACGCCGGACCTCGACGCGCCATCGGTGGCACGGTGGATCGTCCTTTTCGCGGTGGTCACGCTCGGTGCGCTGGGGGCGATGTTCGTGCTCGCCGGGCCGCCGCTGCCCGCCGCCTCGGCAGGAAGCGGCCAGAGTTTGCGGCGCCCGGAGTGGGCGCTGCCGGTCGGCGCGCTGGCGGTCCTGTTCGCCGCGTTCGTGGTCGCACAGTTCGTCGCCCTCTTCGGCGGCGATGGATACGTCCGGCGCACCGCGGGCCTGACCTACGCCGAGTACGCCCGCAGCGGGTTCTGGCAACTGTCGGCGGTCACCGTCCTGACCCTGGCGGTGCTCATGCTCGTGCTGCGCTGGGCTGCCCAGGACACCGCCGTCGACCGGCTGTGGCTGCGCGGGCTGCTCACGGCGGTGAGCGTGCTCGCGCTGATCATCGTCGCCTCGGCCCTCGGCCGGATGTGGACCTACCAGCAGGCCTATGGCTTCACGGTCCTTCGCCTGGTGGTTGAGGTCTGCGAATTGTGGCTCGGCCTGGTCTACCTCCAGGTCCTGGTGGCAGTAGCGCGTTTGGAACGCTCGTGGCTGCCGCGTGCTGTGCTCGGCTCCGCCATGGTCACGGTGCTCGCCCTCGCGGTCCTCGACCCGGAACGGCTGATCGCCGACAAGAACATCGACCGCTGGCAACAGGGCAGGTCGTTCGACGCCGACTATCTCGGCACCCTCTCGCCGGACATCCTTCCCGCGACCGATCGCCTCCCCGAGCCGCTGCGCACCGACCTGCGTGCCCGGCTGCGTGCCGACCTCGAGGAGGACAGCTGGCAGAGTTGGAACCGCTCCCGCGCGAACGCGCGCTAG
- a CDS encoding HAMP domain-containing sensor histidine kinase — translation MGDRVAEALPRPLDPVQSIKLKLAILMLCSGGVAFGFFRFKIGWLPPRTTITAVVIALVTSQFLAHGITRPLREMTAAAKRMAHGDYTRRVRASSRDEVGQLAVAFNQMAADLAAADQQRRDLIANVSHELRTPITALRAVLENLVDGVSVPDPTTLRTALAQTERLSLLVSELLDLSSIEAGAFALDREDFPIAPLLAEVVAEAEVMTAALGRGVRFHTDVLPGAARMYADRARLHQVLLNLLDNAARHGPAGGEVRVAARASPGEVVIDVQDEGPGIPPAERATVFDRFTRGGRTADGGTGLGLAISRWVVDLHGGTIAVADPGSRIRVVLPNP, via the coding sequence ATGGGCGATCGGGTGGCCGAGGCGTTGCCACGGCCGCTGGATCCGGTGCAGTCGATCAAGCTGAAGTTGGCGATCCTCATGCTGTGCTCGGGTGGAGTCGCGTTCGGTTTCTTCCGGTTCAAGATCGGATGGCTGCCGCCGCGAACGACGATCACCGCGGTGGTGATCGCGCTGGTGACTTCGCAGTTCCTCGCGCACGGCATCACCAGGCCGCTGCGCGAAATGACGGCGGCGGCCAAGCGGATGGCACACGGCGACTACACCCGTCGGGTGCGGGCGAGCTCACGCGACGAGGTCGGGCAGCTGGCGGTGGCGTTCAACCAGATGGCCGCCGACTTGGCTGCGGCCGACCAGCAACGCCGCGACCTCATCGCGAATGTCTCACACGAACTGCGCACGCCCATCACGGCCTTGCGCGCGGTGCTGGAGAATCTGGTCGACGGCGTCTCCGTACCCGATCCGACGACGCTGCGCACAGCACTGGCCCAGACCGAGCGGCTGAGCCTGCTGGTCTCCGAACTGCTGGACCTGTCCAGCATCGAAGCGGGCGCCTTCGCGCTCGACCGCGAAGATTTTCCTATCGCGCCCCTGCTGGCCGAGGTCGTCGCCGAGGCCGAGGTCATGACAGCCGCGCTCGGACGCGGCGTGCGCTTCCACACCGACGTGCTACCCGGCGCCGCTCGCATGTACGCGGACCGTGCGCGTTTACATCAGGTGCTGCTCAACCTGCTCGACAACGCCGCGCGGCACGGCCCCGCGGGTGGCGAAGTCCGCGTCGCCGCACGGGCGTCCCCGGGCGAGGTCGTCATCGACGTGCAGGACGAAGGGCCCGGCATTCCGCCCGCCGAGCGCGCCACTGTCTTCGACCGTTTCACCCGCGGCGGCCGCACCGCGGACGGCGGCACCGGCCTGGGTCTTGCCATCTCCCGCTGGGTGGTCGACCTGCATGGCGGGACCATCGCCGTCGCCGACCCCGGCTCCCGCATTCGAGTGGTTCTGCCGAATCCCTGA